The Gracilibacillus caseinilyticus genome segment TTAACTGGTAAGAACGAGTAATTGAATCAAGACAATCGCTTTTTAAAGAGCATTCTCATAAGGGAATGCTCTTTTTTGTATATTAGAAGATCCTCTTATCTCATTCGCTGTGTACTATAATATAACCTAATAACCTATTAGATTCGTTCAGTTTGTTAGACCTAATAAGTAGCAAAAACCCGGAAGAATAGCCGTAAATCTACGAATAATGACATAAAAACTTGTGTTATATTACAAACCATGTCAATAATTGGGACTTATTATACAGTTTCATTACAGTCTTGTTAAAAACGTTTTCTCGTAGTTTTATTTATGTTAGATTAGTGAAGGTAGAAAGTTTGAAATGAAGATATAAAAAAATAATAGTTTAGTAGGGGTTATAGGAGGAAGTAACAATGCAAGGAAGCCTGAAAGGATTTGCGAAGCATTTAGCAGTTTCTGGTGTTATCGCACTAGGTCTTTCGTCGCAAACGGTATCGGCGGAAGCATCAGAATTAACTAAAGTTTATCATGTGTATGTGGATGACGAGCATATTGGTATCGTTGACAACAAGGAAGTAGTAGAAGACTACATAGCAGATAAAGTTTCCAGCCAAAGGGAAGAAAGTGATTATACATATTCCGTTGGTGAAGATGTAAATTACGTTACCGAAACTGTATTTACACCACAAGTAGATAATCAGGAAGTGTTAAATCAATTAGATCAAGATTTAACTGTAGCTGTGGAAGCAAAGACGCTCTCATTTGGAGATAATGTCGTAGGTGCTTTTGCTAATGAAGAAAAAGTAAATGAAGTCATTCAGGCATATAAAGAAAAATATGTTGACGCAGACGTCTTAGAAAAATTAGATAATGATTCAGCGTCTACCGAACCATTATCTGTAGGGGACTCTCATATTATAGACGTTTCACTAACGAAAGAGGTTTCAATAAATGATAAAAAAGTTCCCGAAAATCAGGTGCTTACCGTTGAACAAGGGGTAACGTTACTTGGAAAAGGGACACTGGAAGATAAGAAACACACAGTTGAAGAAGGCGATGTGCTAGGTTCTATCGCTAGTCAGTATGATCTTTCCCTAGACAAATTGCTTGAACTCAATCCTAAACTGGATGAAGATGCGCCTATTCAAATTGGTGATGAACTGAATGTTACAGTCTATGAACCATTTGTACAAGTTAGCGTTGTGGAAGAGAAGCTGGAAGAAGAAGAAATTGCCTTTGAAACAGATACGAAAGAATCGGAAGATATGTACAAAGGTGAAGAGAAAGTAACGCAAGAAGGCGAAAATGGTACGGTTGAGAAACAATACCGAATCGAAAAAGTAAATGGTAATACAGTAAAATCCGAAGTTACCGAAGAGAATGTAACGAAAGAACCGACAGATAAAGTAGTTGTTAAAGGAAGCAAAGTCGTGCCATCACGAGGGTCTGGTAAATTCCAATGGCCAGCAGTTGGCGGTGTGATCACAAGCCATGTTGGACACAGATGGGGATCGTACCACAAAGGAATTGACATCTCTGGCGTAAGTAATCGATCCATCCTTGCGGCGGACAATGGTACAGTTGTTTCGGCAGGCATGACTAGTGGCGGTTATGGAAATAAAATTGTCATTGATCATAACAATGGATACAAAACAATTTACGCACACTTGAATTCCATTAGTGTTTCCGCTGGTCAAACAGTGGAACAAGGACAAAAAATTGGTGTAATGGGCTCTACAGGCCGTTCCACTGGATTACACTTACACTTTGAAGTATATAAAGACGGTTCACTTGTTAATCCAGAAGATGTATTATAAAATTCTATAACAAACCTACTAAACAACCTGATAGATAGAAACCCTTGTTACAATGGTGTAACAGGGGTTTTTTGTGAAAAGATAAGAAAAACTGCATCGCCCTTATGCCTGGGCGAAAGTCATCATCGGTTTGCTCTAACTCACCGTGAGTCCAATTAACGCCGTCCAATCGCTACGTTTCTAAACAAGAGCTTGCGCTTTCCTTACACATTAGGGGAATTTTGGCTTAAGATGAAATAATAATAATATAGATTCTAATAATACGGATTATGTCAACCAAGAGGTCATTTTGAAATGATTTATGTGCTGGGATACCGCTCCGGCCAACCACTTCGCGTCCTGTGGGGCACGGAGCATATTTCCGGAGCTTGGCTACGCAGATAAAACATTTCAAAATTACTACATTGCAGTACAGTTCCACTTTACATAATCCGTATTATTGGTAGTTGTATATCGCCTTATGTTAGTTAGCACCTCGCGGATTTATGCCTGTTTTTTCTTATCATGAAGCATGAAAAGACATTTTTAGTAATTTCGGTTAGAATAGAACATAAGAACAATTAAATTGAAAAAGGACGTGCATGCTATGAGTCAAAAAATATTAGTTGTCGACGATGAGAAGCCAATTGCAGATATATTGAAATTCAACTTGGAAAAAGAAGGGTACGAAGTCTTATGTGCCTATGATGGAGATGAAGCCATTGAACTAGCTACAACAGAGGATCCTGATCTGATGTTATTAGATATTATGCTGCCGAAGAAGGACGGCAATGAAGTATGTCGTGAAGTCCGTAAAACACACAGTATGCCGATTATCATGTTAACGGCAAAAGATGCGGAGATCGATAAAGTATTAGGGCTTGAACTTGGTGCTGATGATTATGTTACCAAGCCATTTAGCAATCGTGAATTAATAGCCAGAGTGAAAGCCAACCTGCGTCGTTTACAGACAGAGCCTGCCAATCAAAAACGGGAAACAAGTGATATTACGATCGGCTCACTGGTCATTCACCCTGATGCCTATACCGTTACAAGAGATGGAGAGTATATTGAACTGACACACCGTGAGTTTGAATTGCTTCATTATTTAGCACGACATATTGGCCAGGTCATGACGAGAGAGCACTTATTAGAAACAGTATGGGGTTATGACTATTATGGTGACGTACGTACAGTCGACGTTACTGTAAGAAGACTGAGAGAGAAAATTGAAGACAACCCGAGTAATCCATTGTGGATCGTAACAAGAAGAGGTGTCGGCTATTATTTGCGTAACCATGAGCAGGAGTAATGCTTTATGAGTAGAGTTAGTTTTTTTCAATCAATTCGACTTAAAATTATCGTCATCTTGACTTTGTTTCTCATTTTGACGATTCAGTTGATCGCTACCAATTTCACCTCAGAATTAGAGGAGAATTTAGTTAATAATTATAAGGAAAACGTAGAAGACCGATTAACTGTACTGGAGAGAAATTTAACTGATGCATTTTTGACAGATCGATCAGGTGACGGTGATGGCCCGACACTGCAGGAAGATGTCCAGGAAATAACTAGACGTTACTCCTCTGATATTTTTTCTGATTTAAAAGTAATTGACTCACAATTCCGGGTCCTGGGATCGGATGATTATGAATTGGTTGGCAAGAAGGTTTCGGGCAATAACAGCATTCGAATGGCTCTTATTCATGGGCTGGAGGATCAGGATACTAAACGCTTGGAATCGTCCGGAGAGCGGGTTTATGTACGGTTAATCCCCATTATGAATGGTGAATCGCCTGTCGGAACAATTTACGTAGAAGCAAAGATTGAAGATATATACGATCAACTGGAGGAAATAAATAAAATATTCTTAAACGCGACCATCCTTGCGATTGTCGTGTCCATTATATTAGGTGTACTTGTTGCCCGTACGATTACGAAGCCGATTACCGAAATGCGAAAACAAGCGATGGGGATGGCACGAGGTGACTTCTCCAGAAAGGTAAATGTTTATGGGCAGGATGAAATCGGACAACTGGCCACGACTTTTAATGATATGAATGACCGGCTGCGGATTGCCAATCAGACTACAGAAGAGGAACGACGTAAGTTAAGCTCGGTTCTTTCCAATATGTCAGATGGCGTAATTGCAACAGATGAACATGGGAAAATTACACTAATGAATGACCCAGCCAATCATCTAATCGGTATTTCATTGGATGATGCCAAAGGACTGCCAATTGTAGAGGTTCTTCAAATTGAAGATAAAGTAATTGATGCGAAAGAATTAGACGAAGCAGGATCGTTAACAATCGATTACAGTGACGAAGAGCAGCTTTTCTTAGTAAAAGCCAACTTCTCGCTTGTCCATGATGAAGAGAATCATTTTATGGGCTTAATTACGGTGATTAGTGATGTCACCGAGCAAGAGAAAATTGACAGAGAACGGAAAGAATTTGTCTCCAATGTATCGCACGAACTACGTACACCGTTGACCACGATGCGCAGTTATTTAGAAGCACTAACTGACGGCGGTGCATTAGAAGATGAAGAGTTGGCTCCCAAGTTTTTGAGTGTAACACAGAATGAAACAGAACGAATGATTCGACTAGTTAATGATTTATTACAACTTTCCAAGATGGACAATAAGGAAAATGCGATTTTAAAACAGCGCTTAGATATAATCCCGCTTTTTCATCATATTTTAGATCGTTTTGAAATGAATAAAGCTGAAAAAATTCATTTTGAACGAAAAATCCCTGATGACAGCATTTTTGTAATGGTTGATCAGGATAAGATTACCCAGGTTACCGATAACATCCTGTCTAACGCTATTAAATATTCGCCAGAAGGTGGAAAAATTACCTTCCAAGTCATAAGGGAGCAGCAGCGTGTCCGCATAAGTATCAGTGACCAGGGGCTTGGGATCGCCAAGGAGAAACTGGACAAGATCTTTGAGCGTTTTTACCGGGTAGATAAAGCAAGGTCACGCGAGCTTGGCGGTACAGGATTAGGACTGGCTATTTCCAAGGAAATAATTGAGGCGCATCACGGTCATATCTGGGCTTCTAGTAAAGAGGGACAAGGGACGACTATTTTCTTTACACTACCGCTCACCAATCGAAAGCGAGGTAGTCAATCATGAAAATTAATTTCGAATTAATAAAAACTGTATTACTGTTTTTTTTAATTGTTATCAGTTTTCTTCTGACATTTGGTATATGGCGATATGAAGGGGAGTATGAAGCTTCTAACAGCCCGGATAATGCAGTAGCTGCAGAATTACCAGAGGGTACTGATATGACTACCAAGATGCTTATAAGCCCTTCGCAATTGGTAATTCATGAAGATGATTCGGTATATGGCTTTAGTGAAAAAAATCAGGAACTCACTACCTTTCAGGATATGGGACAGTGGGCTTTATATAATTTTCGAATGTTGTCCGACAATGAGAATATTGATAATATAATCGCTGATTCTGATCGAGTCATCGAGATTGTTTTTCCAACGTCATTACCGACTTCTGTCATCGGTACCATCTTCAACACAGATGAAGCAATTATTAACGATAGTAAATTCAGACGGATTTACATCCTTATTGACGAAAACCAGACAAATTGGCAAGTACTATTTGATAACGAGAACACAGATGGACTGGATATTCAAGCAAGTATTCAAAATATGGCAGAAGTAGTCGATTACTTTGAAGAAAATCTACAAAGTAAAGATGTAACGAGTTATGTAGAATTGGAAAGATCAACTGGATACAGTATTTATATTCCGAACCAAGCAAACATTATTGGGAAGAAATTCAGCTATAAAACCATTAGTCCTGATTCCTCCTCTTTTAAATCGATTTTCTTTGATGATTCTTCAAAAGTAGTAAATTCTCGTGATCGTGACGAAGGTCAAGAATTTTATAAGGATGATAAAATTGAAATTATTGTAGACAATCAGGGTAATTCAATGAAATACTCCAATTATACCGAAGTGAAGGAAGAGGTAGAGACTGATACGGACAATAATAATGATCGGTTGATTGATCAATCGGTTAAATATATTAACTCTCACAATGGCTGGTTAGTCGATCCGAGTTTGAGTATCGGTTACCGCTTAAATGCGCTAAATAATGTTAGTAACAGGATCGAATTCCGTATGTTGTATCAGAATTATCCAATTTTCTCAGATCAAGGTATTGCTTCTATGTCGTTAACAATTAAGAGTCAGACCGTTTCCCAGTATAACAGACCATTGCTGAAGTTGACCCGGGGTTATGACAAAGCAGCTACAAGTTTGATGACAGGTGAAGAATTAAAATCTTTTTTACAGACATCTGAGCAATATAATTATGACCAGATTCAAGATATCCAATTAGGTTATCACATCGAGCAGCAAGGCCAAGTTTTTGATTTGATTCCAACCTGGTATGTTCAAATATATGGCGGATGGGAAATGATTACGGGCAACACTGTTGATCAAGGAGGGAATGCAAATGCTGTGGGGACAAATTAAAACGTTATTCATCCTTTGCTTTCTTATCCTTGATATTATTCTTCTTCAACATTACATTAATGATCCAATCGATACGTTAGAAGACCTCCAGGTTAATGTAAAAAACAATGTTAGTGGCCTTGAACATATACCTGAAGAATTTCCTGCGGAGGCAGAAATGCTGTTTGCACAGCGTCGAGAATTTTCTAACGCAGAAAAAGAGGAGATTAGCAGTCTTTCGAAACAACGAAATTTGATCATCGAAGATCATTTGATTATTTCTCAATTGGACGATCCGCTGAAAATAGATATTGATGAAAATGCCAAAGCGTTGTCAGAGTATGTGTGGCATTTTGACGACTATAAGTATTTTGGTAAAGACGAAGCAACCAATACGTATATTTTTTTCCAATCACTAGAACGTCCAGTATATTTTAATTCAAGTGGTGTATTACTTGTGCAGGTGAATAATAATGGTGAAGCCACACATTACGTGCAAACACTTTTAGAAAAATCAAAAAATGCACCTCAGTCTGAAGCAGAGGAAATTAACACACCAATCGAGGCATTAAATGGCCTGTACTCAAGCAGCAACAGCTATATTGTATCCGGTGATGAGGTAACAGAAGACGTCGAGTTAGGGTACCACAACTTAGCGCCTCTTCCTAACAGTGTACAAGTACTTGCGCCAACATGGGGATTTGTAGTAAATGATGATAAATATTACTATGTCAATGCAGTTGAAGGTCATTTGACATCACGGAACACATCTGATTTCATTAGTGAAATGAAGACACAGATTAATCAATATTTTTCAGCAGACAGTAAAACCGTCATGCAAGTATCTGACAAAGATTGGGAACAGAAAGATATCATGAATTTTATTCAACAACTATTTGTCAAAACAGAAGATACAAACGGAGTGGAGTAAGAATGACATTACAATTTAGTGTATTAGCATCGGGAAGCTCGGGGAATGCTTTCTATATTGGAACGGAAAAAGAAAAAATTCTAGTCGATGCAGGATTAAGCGGGAAAGAAATGACCCGTCTGTTCGACGAAATTAATGTAGACCCTCACAGTTTATCCAAGATATTGGTGACACATGAGCATAGTGATCATATAAAAGGGTTAGGTATTTTTGCAAGAAAATATAAATTACCGATTTATGCAAATGAAAAAACATGGAAAGCGATGGAGTCTTCCATTGGAAAAATAGGATTAGATCAAAAATTTGTCTTCAATACGGAAGAAACAAAATCATTTGGCGATATCGACGTCGAATCGTTTGCGGTATCGCATGATGCAGCAGAACCAATGTTTTATACCTTCCACCACGAAGGGAAAAAAGTGGCGCTTGTTACCGACTTAGGGTATGTGTCTGAACGCATAAAAAAGACGGTTCAAGGAGCGGATGCGCTTGTTTTTGAAGCGAATCATGATGTAGAAATGCTGCGCATGGGTCGCTATCCCTGGAGTGTGAAACGCCGAATATTAGGTGACAGCGGTCACGTTTCCAACGATGATTGCGCGATAGCATTAAAAGATATTATAGATAATCAAACAAAACGTATTTATTTAGCCCATTTAAGTAAAGATAATAATATGAAGGATTTGGCTAGAATGTCGGTGCACAATGGATTACAAGATTTCGGTTTTGCGGTAGGAAATGATTTTACATTGCATGACACGGATCCGAAGACACCGACTCCAATCTTCGAAGTCGTTTAAGAAAGAAGGAGATTGCAATGGGCTATTACGATGACCATTACCAAACACGACAGAAGGTGAAAAGAAAAAGCTGGTTTATGCCTTTTGTCATTGGTATTGTATTGGGGGCGTTTTTGTTTGCGGTGTTATTACCGGCCATGGTAAACAACAATTGGTTACCATATCAAGTCATCCTCGGTGATGACACAGCTAACAGTGACCAGCAAATCCACCAGTCAGACGATCAAGAATCGGAGACGCCATCCACGTTGCAGAATATCCAAGTCGATATCTCGACGAAAGTATCAGAGATTGTTGGTGATATCTCACCAGCAGTAGTCGGTGTCGTCAACATTCAAACACAGTCAGACTTCTGGGAGCAGGAAGCGTCTGGCGAACAAGGGACAGGATCAGGCGTCATTTACAAAATAGATGGAGATAAAGCGTATATTGTAACCAACTACCATGTCGTCTCTGGTGCTGATCAACTGGAAATAGTCTTATCGGATGAAGAAGAAACAACGGTATCTGCCACGCTTGTCGGAAGTGATTTGTACACCGATCTTGCTGTTGTCGAAATGGATGCAGCTAACGCCAGCAAAGCGATTGAATTTGGTAATTCAGATGATGTACATGTAGGAGAGCCAGCGATTGCGATCGGAAATCCATTAGGTTTGCACTTATCAGGTTCTGTCACACAAGGTATTATCAGTGGGAAACAAAGAGCCATCCCACAAGATTTTAATTCAGATGGTAGAGCAGATTGGCAGGCAGAAGTTATTCAGACAGATGCCGCCATAAACCCGGGAAATAGTGGGGGTGCTCTTATCAATATGGATGGTAAGCTAATTGGCATTAATTCGATGAAAATTGCCCAAAATGAAGTGGAAGGGATAGGATTTGCGATTCCAGTCGATGACGTCGTACCGATCATTGAGGAACTTGAACAAAATGGCGAAATAAAGCGACCATACTTAGGGATTGAAGCATATTCCTTGAACGACATAGCTCGAGTAGAATGGGAAAGAAGCTTGAATTTACCGAGTGAGGTGGAAGGCGGTATTTATATCCGAAGTGTGGAACCAATGTCTCCAGCAGACAATGGTGGTCTTACAGAGTACGATGTGATTACGCAGTTAGACGGTGAGCCGATTGAAGATATTGTTGATTTACGAAAGCATCTCTATTCTGTCAAATCAATCGGAGATTCCTTAACGATTACGTATTATCGAGAGGGAGAGAAGCAAGAAACGACTGTGGAATTAACCTCCCTGTCATACTAGCAGAATGTGGATAAAGATCGAATAAACAGATCTTTATCCACATTTTTTATCATTTATTCACATACTGTGGACAGAATTAAAAGATGTTGTCTAGATATGGTGGAGAACATAAATTCCTATACGATATATATAAGTAAATTGTGAGTATGTGTATAAACCTGTGGATAAAAGGCGGGTTTTTAAAGGGAAGTGTGGATAAAGGTGCAAAAATGTGAATGATTAGCAGATATTGTGGATAAAGTTATGGATATTATTTGATTTTCCACAGCAAAGGTAGTATGTTTTGTAATGAACCAAGCATTAAAAGCAAAAAAGGGAGAATCTAAAATATGTACAAGGAACCAATATTTTTACAAGCCATTTTTCAAGAACGTATCTGGGGAGGACAAAAGCTGCACAGCGAGTTTCATTATACGATTCCTTATGAAAAAACAGGTGAAGCATGGGCAATTTCTGCACATGAAAATGGTCCAAGTCAAATTATAAATGGAGCTTTAAAAGGACAAACTTTACTACAAGCTTGGAATGAGAACGGAGAACTATTTAATAAATCTGTGGATAACTCAGAGGCTTATCCACTGTTAATTAAAATTTTGGATGCAAATGATAATCTATCTGTTCAAGTGCATCCCGATGATCAATATGCACGTGAAGTAGCAAATGAAGCATACGGTAAGACAGAGTGCTGGTATGTATTAAGTGCGGAAGAAGGTGCGGAACTTATCATTGGTCATCACGCTCAGACCAGGGAAGAGTTAGAGCAGTTAATTGATCAAGGCAAGTGGGATGCGTTATTGCGACGTGTGCCAGTCAAGGCAGGAGATTTTGTCTATGTGCCAAGCGGTACGATTCATGCGATTGGAAAGGGCATTGTCATTTTAGAAACACAACAAAGCTCGGACATAACCTACCGTGTCTATGATTATGACCGTACCGATGCAGCAGGTAACACAAGACAATTACATCTGAAAGAAGCAAAAGAGGTCACCACCGTTCCACATGAAACGCCATCACTTAATCAAATGGTGGTAAATAAAGAAGGTTTGAAAGAAACACAGTTAGTGGCTGAGAAATATTTTACTGTGTATCACTGGGAGCTTGATGGAGAAGCCTCTTTAGAGAGAGAGACAGATTTTCTACAAGTAAGTATGGTAACAGGGGAAAGTACGATTGCAACAGGAGATAAAGTCTATACGATTAAGAAAGGCGATCATTTCATTATTCCAGCAACAGTTGATACGTATCAATTAAAAGGTAACGGTGAATTTATTGTGTCACATCCTTCATAAGAAGAAAGCTGCCGATTGTGGCGGCTTTTCTAATCAGATATGAAAGTATGCAATCTGAGGCAAAGGGAAAAAAGTACAGGTTCAGTGAGAGTAATTATTTAATCGTACTGTGCGGCTCAATCGGACAAAATTGAGAGTGTGAAGAAGGTGATTGTCCGATAGAAGAGCTCAATCGGACAAAAAGAAGGTCGAGAAGGGTTCAAATGTCCGATAGTACAACCCCCACAAGGGCCCAAAACAAACAAAAAATCCGAGGCAAAGTTCCGATAGAATAAACGTCCGTCAGCACAGCATCCGACGATCCTTCGTCATCCTCCATAAAAACACACTCAACTTTATCACACTAATTACTATTAATAAATACTTCCTCAAGTAACTATTGTCCCATACTCATTTATATAATGGAAAGCCCGATAAAAAAACCAAATCATTTGCGTCTTACCCGTCCATTGATGAAAGAAAACCAGCGCCATGATTGGATTTTACCACTTGCAGGAGTCGTGTTTGTTTGGAATGATCGTCAGTAACCGTGTAAAGTTTGTGTTAATTAATCTCCGTATATATTCCTATTCTACAGTCCCTTTTGTACAATGATTATGGGACTATAGAAGGGGGAACGATTGTGTTTAAAAGTAGAAAGCTATCGATGAAGGTTCGAATATTCCTTAGTTTTATGACATTTTTACTATTGTTTTTAGTTAGCAGTGCATGGAGTTTCTTTCATTTTCAAAACATTGAAGTGAGTAACCATGAAATTGATGAAGAGCATCTGCCTATGTTACAAACCGCAACAGACAGTTATAAGCGGATGTATGAGGTACATAATACATTGCAAGAAACAGCATCGACTACAATGTCTGTCTCCGTCAATAATTTTAAGAAAGAGATAGAAGAAGCACTGACATTAATGGAAGAAGATTTATCGGAAATTGACGCCTATATTCAAGACTTGCAACGGCAGGAATTAGAAGATAGTTACAACAATTATCGCCAATCCTGGCAACGGTATCAGGAAGTCGCTAATCGTGTGATTGAAGCTGCTGAAACAAAACAAACAACAGTGGCTCAAGATGAACTATATAAAAGCATTGCATTTTTTGAGCGCTCTGCTCAAGAAATGTCCAATATGCAGCAATCATTAAATCAATATATTGCCGATCAGACAGAGAAGTCGGTTACGATGAGTGAACAAGCGATTCAATCGAATATTATCATTAGCATTATTGCGATTGTTTTGGCGTGTCTTTTAGGCTTTTTCACACAAAATTATATCCGTAAACCAATTATTCATATCGCTGATTATGTGGACCAAATAGCAGATGGTGATTTAACGATGCCATCATTAACACATAAGAGTAAGGATGAGATCGGTCGATTAACAACTAGTATGAATTATTTAAAAGAGTCGATGCAGACCATTTTTTCAACGGTTCATCGATATAGTCAGCAATCGACAGAGACGAGCTACCAACTGTCATCGCAAATGAAAGATACGGTGAATGGAATTGACCAAGTCGCTGATTCTGTCAGTGAATTCGCAGTACAATCTCAATCGCAGCTGTCAGGCATTACAGAATCTACTGATTTGCTTCACCATGTGGACCAAATGCTGGATCAAGTAAAACAATTAACCAACGATATGAACGAATCAAGTGTTGAAGCCAATCGCAAGGCGCAATCTGGTGTAAAGGAAATGGAGAGTATCCAGGCAGGAACGGATGAGATGGATAAAAGCATGCAATCCTCGGTGGAAGAACTGCGCTATCTCGATAAAAAAATGGAAATGATGGATCAGTTCGTCCAAACGATTGATCAAATTGCCGGACAAACGAACCTGTTATCACTGA includes the following:
- a CDS encoding methyl-accepting chemotaxis protein is translated as MFKSRKLSMKVRIFLSFMTFLLLFLVSSAWSFFHFQNIEVSNHEIDEEHLPMLQTATDSYKRMYEVHNTLQETASTTMSVSVNNFKKEIEEALTLMEEDLSEIDAYIQDLQRQELEDSYNNYRQSWQRYQEVANRVIEAAETKQTTVAQDELYKSIAFFERSAQEMSNMQQSLNQYIADQTEKSVTMSEQAIQSNIIISIIAIVLACLLGFFTQNYIRKPIIHIADYVDQIADGDLTMPSLTHKSKDEIGRLTTSMNYLKESMQTIFSTVHRYSQQSTETSYQLSSQMKDTVNGIDQVADSVSEFAVQSQSQLSGITESTDLLHHVDQMLDQVKQLTNDMNESSVEANRKAQSGVKEMESIQAGTDEMDKSMQSSVEELRYLDKKMEMMDQFVQTIDQIAGQTNLLSLNAQVEAARAGESGKGFAVVANEVRHLADQSKHAAQEISEMIASIQAQKEKVTEQIGSTRKQVQASKVSIQDSRQHFHYMWEVTEKVEQQNQQIVPLAEKMSGRLKEVLTFILEMRNTTEQYVSNAESLAAVSEEMNASVEDLDHGLDRVAKSSHELHQQVSGYRV